A segment of the Mangrovimonas sp. YM274 genome:
AAAATATGGCATCCAAACCAACTTCCATAGCCCCTTGAACATCTGCTTCTAAACTATCACCCACCATAATGCTCTCTTCCGGTTTGGCATTGGCTTCATTTAAAGCAAACATAAAAATTTCTGGATTGGGTTTCTTAACTCCAACGACTTCAGCGTTGGTCATAGTTTTGAAAAAATGCCCCATTTTTGAACCATCCATCTTTTTGTTTTGGGCCTCCTTAAAACCATTAGTAATGATATGTAGTTCATAGTTAGGTTTTAAATAATCCAAAATTTCCAAAGCTCCTTCATACACATGATTGAAGGTGGTTAGATAGGTTATATAATCTATCGACAATTGTAAAATAAGCTCATCAGATGCTTCAAACTCGATACTATCAAATGTGTCACGCAACCTCCCGTAACGTAACTTTTC
Coding sequences within it:
- a CDS encoding YjjG family noncanonical pyrimidine nucleotidase produces the protein MKLHNIRHIFFDLDHTLWDFDRNSALTFEKIFQIHGVKAPLDSFLHVYNEVNRNYWKLYRHEKVDKEKLRYGRLRDTFDSIEFEASDELILQLSIDYITYLTTFNHVYEGALEILDYLKPNYELHIITNGFKEAQNKKMDGSKMGHFFKTMTNAEVVGVKKPNPEIFMFALNEANAKPEESIMVGDSLEADVQGAMEVGLDAIFFNCRNEDVGQSVKQVRHLIQLKNYL